Genomic window (Fundidesulfovibrio soli):
TGCTCCAAATACTCTATTACCCATACGATAGTCGCGCGCTGAAGTCAACGATGGCTCCCCAAAGGGCGGAATGACCCCTCAGGCCAGGATGCGCAGGAGCGCATCCATGATCCCAGGCGCGGCGGCCACGATCTGTGCTTCGCCTTGCGCGCCGGGCAGCGGCTCCACTTGGCCGCCCGCCTCGCGCACCAGCAGGCTGCCGGCGGCCACGTCCCAGAGGTGCAGGTTCATCACGAAGAAGCCGTCCAGGCGGCCCGCGGCCACCGCGGCCAGGTCCAGGGCGGCTGAGCCGCTACGGCGCACCCCGCCCACGTTGCGGGCCAGGGCGCAGAAGCGGCGCAGGTAGTCCTCCAGGCCGGGCCAGCGCGGCGGGGGCACAACGGTGCCCACCAGGGCCTCCAGGAGGGCGCGGGCTTGCGAAACGCGCAGCGGGCGTCCGTTCAGGAGCGCGCCGCCGCTCTTGACCGCCGAATAGACATCCCCGCGCGTGGGGTCGCTCACAACAGCCACGCTGACCTCGCCCTCCACCTCCAGAGCCAGGGAGACCGCAAACCAGGGCAGCCCGTGCACGAAGTTCATGGTGCCGTCGAGCGGGTCCACGATCCAGCGGCAGGGGGCGTTCCCGGTCTGGCCTCCCTCCTCGCCCAGCA
Coding sequences:
- a CDS encoding inositol monophosphatase family protein, which produces MPDLNQALAVALEAASAAAAIIREAAPHAAPEACTHKSPGDVATATDALAEQAIRRVLLKAYPDHAVLGEEGGQTGNAPCRWIVDPLDGTMNFVHGLPWFAVSLALEVEGEVSVAVVSDPTRGDVYSAVKSGGALLNGRPLRVSQARALLEALVGTVVPPPRWPGLEDYLRRFCALARNVGGVRRSGSAALDLAAVAAGRLDGFFVMNLHLWDVAAGSLLVREAGGQVEPLPGAQGEAQIVAAAPGIMDALLRILA